The Paraburkholderia hospita DNA segment TGCTCAACATCCTGACGGGCAACGCGCTGCACGGCGCGGCGCTGCCGTTTCTCGACATTTCGATCGCGCAGCTCGCGTGCTTTCTCGCGTTCTGGGCCCTGCAGATCTACTTCATCGTGCATGGCACCGATTCGATCCGCTGGCTGGAAAGCTGGTCGGCGCCCATCAAGGTCGTGATGTGCATCGCACTGGTGTGGTGGGCGACGTCGAAAGCGGGCGGCGTCGGCTCGATGCTGTCGGCCCCTTCGCAATTCGCGCCGGGCGGCAAGAAAGAAGGGCTTTTCTGGCTCACGTTCTGGCCGAGTCTCACGGCGATGGTCGGTTTCTGGGCGACGCTTGCGCTCAACATTCCCGACTTCACGCGCTTTGCGAAGACGCAGCGCGACCAGATCGTCGGCCAGTCGATTGGGCTGCCCGTGCCGATGGCGTTGCTGTCTGTGATCTCGGTTGTCGTCACGTCGGCGACGGTCGTGATCTACGGCAAGGCGATCTGGGACCCTATCGATCTGACCAGCCGCATGACGGGCATCGGCGTCGGCGTCGCGCTCATCATCCTCACGCTCGATACGATGTGCTGCAATCTCGCGGCGAACCTGGTCGGCCCCGCGTATGACTTTTCGAGCCTGTGGCCCAAGGGTATTTCGTATCGCGCGGGCGGGATGATTACCGCGACTATCGCCATCGTGATGATGCCGTGGAAGATTCTCGCGACCACGCAGGGCTACATCTTCACGTGGCTCGTTGGTTATTCGGCATTGCTCGGGCCTGTTGCGGGCATTCTGATGGTCGATTACTTCTTCATTCGCGGCACGCGGCTCGACCAGCGCGAACTGTTCGACGAGAA contains these protein-coding regions:
- a CDS encoding NCS1 family nucleobase:cation symporter-1; this translates as MKQTAQSADTTHAGSSLYNEDLAPTGPAQRTWRWYHFAALWVGMVMNIASYMLAAGLTEEGMSPWQAVLTVLLGNLIVLVPMLLIGHAGAKHGIPYAVLVRSSFGTQGAKLPAMLRAIVACGWYGIQTWLGGSAIYTLLNILTGNALHGAALPFLDISIAQLACFLAFWALQIYFIVHGTDSIRWLESWSAPIKVVMCIALVWWATSKAGGVGSMLSAPSQFAPGGKKEGLFWLTFWPSLTAMVGFWATLALNIPDFTRFAKTQRDQIVGQSIGLPVPMALLSVISVVVTSATVVIYGKAIWDPIDLTSRMTGIGVGVALIILTLDTMCCNLAANLVGPAYDFSSLWPKGISYRAGGMITATIAIVMMPWKILATTQGYIFTWLVGYSALLGPVAGILMVDYFFIRGTRLDQRELFDENGEYSYTGGWNIAAVVALVIGVLPNLPGFLHTAFPASFPNVPAFFNTLYTYAWFVGLALASIVYGTWMKMRRSPGASMASA